A stretch of DNA from Microbacterium croceum:
CATGGGTTACCTCGCGGTCGACTCCGATGCGGGGTCGGAGAAGGGCGTGAAGGGCGAGGGCTACGGTCAACTGCGCCTGCTCGAGATCAACGACGACACCACGGTGCCAGGACCGGGGCAGGTGCAGAACACCTACAACTCGGACACGTCGGTCGTGCCACAGCTCAACCTGCTCCAGCAGGGTGAGTCGGAAGTGATCTACGGAAACCTCCTGACCCTCCCCGTCGGTGGCGGTCTGCTCTACGTGCAGCCGGTGTATGTGCAGTCCTCCGAGGGAACGCAGTTGCCTCGTCTGCAGAAGGTGCTCGTCGCCTTCGGCGACCGGGTCGCCTTCGAGAGCACGCTCACGGATGCCCTCGACACCCTGTTCGGCGGCGATTCCGGAGCGACGGGCGGCGATGAGGAGATCGATCCGTCCGATCCCGCCACGGATCCCGGCACGGATCCCGGAACCGATCCGAACGCGGGTCAGACGCCTTCGCAGCCGACGGACGAGCAGGCAGCCGCCCTCTCCGCCGCGCAGCAGGCCCTCCTCGATCGTGACGCGGCCCTCAAGGCCGGCGACCTGGAGAAGTTCGGCGAGGCGGACAAGCGTCTCACCGCAGCCGTCCAGAAGCTCCTGGAGCTGGAAGCCGCCGCCAGTAAGTGACCCTTCTACGGCCATGACGAATGGGCGCCCCTTCGGGGGCGCCCATTCGTGTACACGCACGTCGCACGTCGCACGTCGCACGTCGCGGGTCTCCAGGTCGTGAGGAGTCAGGACGCGCCGTGCCGACGGGCTGGCACAGGGCGTGTCGTGACCCCTCGCCGATGGGCTGCTCGTGCCGGCCGGGACCCCAGCGGGCAAAGCAGAAGGCCCGGATCCTTGCGGATCCGGGCCTTCTTGTGTCGCATTCTCGTTGCGGGGACAGGATTTGAACCTGCGACCTCCGGGTTATGAGCCCGGCGAGCTACCGAACTGCTCCACCCCGCGGCACAAGAGATAACCTAACACGGATTTCGGGAGTGCGCGAATCGAGAGGTCGGCGCGGGGATGGGGGAGGATGAGGAGCATGTCCGAGCGCTCCGCCGTCCCCGTAGCCGTCTGCCAGTTCGCGCCGTCCGCCTCGCGAGCCGACAATCTGGAGCGCATCACCGTCCTCGCCGCGGAGGCAGCGGGGCGCGGTGCACGACTGATCGTCTTCCCCGAGTACGCGAGCTATTTCGTCGATCCGATGGATGACAGTCTCGCGGCGAACGCCGAGACACTCGACGGCGACTTCGTGGCGACGCTCACCGCCGTGGCGGGGGAGTACGGGGTCGTGATCGTCGCGGGACTCGTGGAGCGGGCATCCGACGATCACCGCGTCCGCAACGCCGTCGTCGCCGTGCGCGGAGACGGGATGCTCGCGGTGTACCGCAAGCAGCACCTGTACGACGCGTTCGGCCAGGCCGAGTCGGAGTGGGTCGAACCCGGCGACGTCGGCACCGCGGTGACGTTCGAGCTGGGCGGCGTGCGGTTCGGACTGATGACGTGCTACGACCTGCGATTCCCCGAGGTCGCCCGCACGCTGATGGATGCGGGGGCCGATGTGCTCGTGGTTCCGGCGGAGTGGGTCAGGGGTCCGCTCAAGGAGCACCACTGGACCACGCTGCTCGCCGCGCGGGCGATCGAGAACACCGCATATGTCGTCGCAGCCGACCACCCGGCACCGATCGGCGTGGGGCACTCGCAGATCATCGATCCGCAGGGTGTCGTGCTCGCCGGTGTCGGCGTGGCGGAGGGCATCGCGATCGGGGTCGTCGACCGCGAGGCGATCACACGTGTGCGTGCGACGAACCCATCGCTGCGGGTCCGCAGATACGCCGTCGTGCCGCGCTGAGGGCCGCCCTCAGCGTCCCAGTACCGCGAGGCGGGATACGGCCTCTTCGAGCACCTCGACGCGCTTGCACGCGGCGAATCGGATGAGCCCGGAGTACTCGTCGCGGCGTGCTTCCGAGACGAAGGCCGTCAGCGGGATCGCGACGACGCCCACCCGGTCCGGCAGAGCCCTGCAGAAGGCTGCGGCGTCCGCGCCACCGACTGGCGTCGCGTCGGCGACGGTGAAGTAGCCGCCTTCCGGGGCGATCACGCCGAATCCTGCGGCACGGAGCCCCGCGCCGAGGAGCTCGTGCTTGCGGGCCAGCGCGGCGGAGGCGCCATCGAAGAACGAATCGTCCAGGCGCAGTCCCACCGTGATCGCGGGCTGGAACGGCGAGCCGTTGACGTACGTCAGGTACTGCTTGATCGTCAGCACCGCCGTGATCAGGTCGGCCGGGCCGTGCACCCACCCGATCTTCCAGCCGGTCGCCGAGAACGTCTTGCCGGCCGACGAGATCGTCAGCGTGCGGGCGGCCGCTCCGGGGAGAGTGGCGATCGGCGTGTGCGGGGCGCGGAACGCCAGATGCTCATAGACCTCATCGGTCACGATGATCGCGTCGTGCTGATTCGCCAGCCGCACGATCTCCGCGAGCACCTCTGTTCGGAACACCGCGCCCGTGGGGTTGTGCGGGTCGTTGATCAGGATGATCCGGGTGCGATCCGTCACCGTTGCGGCGAGCTGATCCAGGTCGGGCTGGAAATCCGGTGCGCGCAGCGGCACGGTCCGCAGCGTCGCGCCCGCGAGGGCCGCCGCAGCAGCATAGGAGTCGTAGTAGGGCTCGAAGACGACCACTTCGTCATCCGGGCCGTCGATGAGGGCGAGGAGCGTCGCGGTCAGAGCCTCCGTCGCTCCGGCGGTGACGATGATCTCGCGCTCCGGGTCGACCTGCAGCCCGTAGAAACGCTGCTGGTGCTCGCTGATCGCCGCAAGAAGATCGGGGATGCCGCGCCCCGGCGGGTACTGATTCGCACCGTTCGCGATCGCCGCCCGCGCCGCTTCGAGCACTTCGGCGGGGCCATCCTCATCGGGGAACCCCTGACCGAGGTTGATGGCCCCGGTTCTGGCCGCTGCCGCAGACATCTCTGCGAAGATGGTGGGTGCGACTGCTCCGTCGCTCGAGAGCAGGCCGGCGCCCGCTGCGGTGCGGCGCCATGCGCCCGGGACGACACTCATGAACAACAGGCTAAGGCCATAGGGGAAACTCACCTTCGCCATAAGAAACGCACAGACATGGGGAGCAGTCTGAGGGAGCGTTGTTGAAGGAGCACACACCATGAACGAAGACAACACCCACGACCACTCGGCACCCGACGTGCCGCCCACCGAGGTCGCAGGGGTCGCCGGCACACCGGCGTCCGATGCGTCCGCTGACATCACCGTCGATCCGGTCGCATCGGTCCAGGAGCCGACATCCGCTCCGGCCGCCGCCGGGCATGAGGTCCCGTCGACGTTCACGTCCCCGGCAGCAGCCCCCGTGCCGCTGCCCCCGGTCCCGTCGACGCCCCAGCCGTTCACGGCGCCGGCATCCACCGCGACGTCGTCCGGCGCTGCCTTCGGCATCCACAACGATGCATCGGCGACTCACCCCACCCAGCCGTTCGCGGGCACGCTCCCGCTCGGTGCCTCCTTTACGGCCGGAGATGCGGCACCCGGTGCCTCGAAGGTCAAAGACGCGAAGCCCCGTGGCGGTGTGAAGATCGCGGCACTCGTCGTGGCCGCCGCTCTGGTCGGCGGTGTCGCCGGATTCGGCGGAGGCGCGATCTGGAACGCCGTCGGGAACTCGCCGTCGACGGGAGTCGCCGCCGGCCCGGAGACGGTCACCGTCAACAACCCCGGATCCGTCAACGAGACCACGGCGGTCGCCAGCAAGGCGCTGCCGTCGGTCGTCACGATCGAGGTGGCGGGCTCCAACGAGGCGGGTAGCGGCTCGGGCGTCATCATCAGCGATGACGGCTACGTGCTCACGAACACGCACGTCGTGACCCTCGGCGGTGCGGTGGCTGATCCCACGATCCGCGTCACCACCTCGGACGGACACATCTACGAGGCGACGGTCGTCGGCACGGACCCGATCTACGACCTCGCCGTCATCAAGCTCAAGGACGCCAAGGGCCTCACGCCGATCGATTTCGCGGACTCGTCGAAGCTCAACGTCGGTGACACCGCCGTCGCTCTCGGCGCGCCTCTCGGACTCGCGAATTCCGTGACGACCGGAATCGTCAGTGC
This window harbors:
- a CDS encoding S1C family serine protease, with the protein product MNEDNTHDHSAPDVPPTEVAGVAGTPASDASADITVDPVASVQEPTSAPAAAGHEVPSTFTSPAAAPVPLPPVPSTPQPFTAPASTATSSGAAFGIHNDASATHPTQPFAGTLPLGASFTAGDAAPGASKVKDAKPRGGVKIAALVVAAALVGGVAGFGGGAIWNAVGNSPSTGVAAGPETVTVNNPGSVNETTAVASKALPSVVTIEVAGSNEAGSGSGVIISDDGYVLTNTHVVTLGGAVADPTIRVTTSDGHIYEATVVGTDPIYDLAVIKLKDAKGLTPIDFADSSKLNVGDTAVALGAPLGLANSVTTGIVSALNRSIQIASSALPDSSSQDAPQEQAPGEGEQGPFQFDLPGSGQQQSSDSISIAVIQTDAAINHGNSGGALVNSKGELIGINVAIASSGNSEESGSIGVGFSIPSNIAKRVSDEIIADGAATHGLLGASVRDASSVEGAVVSGAYIAEVTDGGAAKQGGLKADDVVTAFNGVPITSATDLTAQVRAAAAGSQATVTYNRGGKEFEAEVTLGELAG
- a CDS encoding aminotransferase class I/II-fold pyridoxal phosphate-dependent enzyme, with the translated sequence MSVVPGAWRRTAAGAGLLSSDGAVAPTIFAEMSAAAARTGAINLGQGFPDEDGPAEVLEAARAAIANGANQYPPGRGIPDLLAAISEHQQRFYGLQVDPEREIIVTAGATEALTATLLALIDGPDDEVVVFEPYYDSYAAAAALAGATLRTVPLRAPDFQPDLDQLAATVTDRTRIILINDPHNPTGAVFRTEVLAEIVRLANQHDAIIVTDEVYEHLAFRAPHTPIATLPGAAARTLTISSAGKTFSATGWKIGWVHGPADLITAVLTIKQYLTYVNGSPFQPAITVGLRLDDSFFDGASAALARKHELLGAGLRAAGFGVIAPEGGYFTVADATPVGGADAAAFCRALPDRVGVVAIPLTAFVSEARRDEYSGLIRFAACKRVEVLEEAVSRLAVLGR
- a CDS encoding carbon-nitrogen hydrolase family protein, yielding MSERSAVPVAVCQFAPSASRADNLERITVLAAEAAGRGARLIVFPEYASYFVDPMDDSLAANAETLDGDFVATLTAVAGEYGVVIVAGLVERASDDHRVRNAVVAVRGDGMLAVYRKQHLYDAFGQAESEWVEPGDVGTAVTFELGGVRFGLMTCYDLRFPEVARTLMDAGADVLVVPAEWVRGPLKEHHWTTLLAARAIENTAYVVAADHPAPIGVGHSQIIDPQGVVLAGVGVAEGIAIGVVDREAITRVRATNPSLRVRRYAVVPR